One stretch of Corvus hawaiiensis isolate bCorHaw1 chromosome 1, bCorHaw1.pri.cur, whole genome shotgun sequence DNA includes these proteins:
- the KAT7 gene encoding histone acetyltransferase KAT7, whose protein sequence is MQRRKRNAGSSSDGTEDSDFSTDPEHTDSSESDGTSRRSARVTRSSARLSQSSQDSSPVRNPPAFGPDEPVYSTRRVTRSQQQPAPVTPKKYPLRQTRSSGSETEQAVDFSDRDTKNAADHDESPPRTPTGNAPSSESDIDISSPNVSHDESIAKDMSMKDSGSDLSHRPKRRRFHESYNFNMKCPTPGCNSLGHLTGKHERHFSISGCPLYHNLSADECKVRAQSRDKQIEERMLAHRQDDNNRHATRHQAPTERQLRYKEKVAELRKKRNSGLSKEQKEKYMEHRQTYGNTREPLLENLTSEYDLELFRRAQARASEDLEKLRLQGQITEGSNMIKTIAFGRYELDTWYHSPYPEEYARLGRLYMCEFCLKYMKSQTILRRHMAKCVWKHPPGDEIYRKGSISVFEVDGKKNKIYCQNLCLLAKLFLDHKTLYYDVEPFLFYVMTEADNTGCHLIGYFSKEKNSFLNYNVSCILTMPQYMRQGYGKMLIDFSYLLSKVEEKVGSPERPLSDLGLISYRSYWKEVLLRYLHNFQGKEISIKEISQETAVNPVDIVSTLQALQMLKYWKGKHLVLKRQDLIDEWIAKEAKRSNSNKTMDPSCLKWTPPKGT, encoded by the exons ATGCAGCGCAGGAAG AGGAACGCGGGCAGTAGCTCGGATGGAACAGAGGACTCGGATTTCTCCACGGATCCCGAGCACACGGACAGCTCCGAGAGCGATGGCACGTCCCGGAGATCCGCCCGCGTCACCCGCTCCTCGGCCAGGCtcagccagagctcccagg ACTCCAGCCCCGTGCGGAACCCGCCGGCGTTCGGGCCGGACGAGCCCGTGTACTCCACGCGGAGGGTGAcgcgcagccagcagcagccagcccccGTCACCCCCAAGAAATACCCGCTGAGACAGACGCGCTCCTCCGGCTCCGAGACCGAGCAGGCCGTGGATTTCTCAGACAGAG ACACCAAAAACGCGGCGGATCACGACGAGTCCCCGCCCCGCACCCCCACCGGGAACGCGCCGTCCTCGGAGTCCGACATCGACATCTCCAGCCCCAACGTGTCCCACGACGAGAGCATCGCCAAGGACATGTCCATGAAGGACTCGGGCAGTGACCTGTCCCACCGGCCCAAGCGCCGCCGCTTCCACGAGAGCTACAACTTCAACATGAAATGTCCCACTCCTGGCTGCAACTCCCTAG GACATCTGACTGGGAAACACGAGCGCCACTTCTCCATCTCGGGGTGCCCTCTCTACCACAACCTCTCGGCAGATGAGTGCAAG GTGCGAGCGCAGAGCCGGGACAAGCAGATTGAGGAGCGAATGTTGGCCCACAGGCAGGACGACAACAACAGGCACGCCACCAGGCACCAG GCTCCCacagagaggcagctgaggtACAAAGAGAAGGTGGCTGAGCTCAGGAAGAAGAGGAACTCGGGGCTGAGcaaggagcagaaggagaaatACATG gagcacaggcagaCCTACGGCAACACCAGGGAGCCTCTCCTGGAGAACCTGACCAGCGAGTACGACCTGGAGCTGTTCCGGAGGGCTCAGGCCCGGGCGTCCGAGGACCTG gagaagctgaggcTGCAGGGGCAGATCACTGAGGGCAGCAACATGATCAAGACCATCGCGTTTGGGCGCTACGAGCTGGACACGTGGTACCACTCGCCCTACCCCGAGGAGTACGCGCGCCTCGGCCGCCTCTACATGTGCGAGTTCTGCCTCAAGTACATGAAGAGCCAGACCATCCTGCGCAGGCACATG GCAAAGTGTGTCTGGAAGCACCCCCCCGGTGATGAAATCTACCGCAAGGGCTCCATCTCCGTGTTCGAGGTGGACGGGAAGAAGAACAAG ATCTACTGTCAGAACCTGTGTCTGCTGGCAAAGCTTTTCCTGGACCACAAAACCCTTTATTATGATGTTGAACCCTTCCTCTTCTACGTCATGACCGAGGCTGACAACACTGGCTGCCACCTGATCGGGTATTTCTCCAAG GAGAAGAATTCCTTCCTCAACTACAACGTGTCCTGCATCCTGACCATGCCCCAGTACATGAGACAAGGCTATGGCAAAATGCTCATCGACTTCA gCTATTTGCTGTCGAAAGTAGAAGAAAAGGTTGGCTCCCCAGAACGTCCCCTGTCTGACCTGGGCCTGATCAGCTACAGGAGCTACTGGAAGGAGGTTCTGCTGCGCTACCTGCACAACTTCCAGGGCAAGGAGATCTCCATCAAAG AGATCAGCCAGGAGACCGCAGTGAACCCCGTGGACATCGTGAGCACCCTGCAGGCCCTGCAGATGCTCAAGTACTGGAAGGGCAAACACCTGGTCCTCAAACGACAG gatcTGATTGATGAGTGGATTGCCAAGGAGGCCAAGAGGTCCAACAGCAACAAGACCATGGATCCCAGCTGCCTGAAGTGGACCCCTCCCAAGGGCACCTAA
- the SLC35B1 gene encoding solute carrier family 35 member B1: protein MRPPGTPRDVALEVPPALSGPAATMGASAAAGLPERLRLPVCFLGVFACYFYYGILQESITRGRYGEGAKQEKFKYALTLVFIQCVINAAFAKLLIRFVDAARPDRTRGWLYGACSLSYLGAMVSSNSALQFVSYPTQVLGKSCKPIPVMLLGVTLLRKRYPPAKYLCVLLIVAGVALFLYKPKKGTGDTEHVFGYGELLLLLSLTLDGLTGVSQDHMRAHYQTGSNHMMLNVNLWSTLFLGAGILFTGELWEFLSFTERYPSIISNILLFGLTSALGQSFIFMTVVYFGPLTCSIITTTRKFFTILASVVLFANPISPMQWVGTILVFLGLGLDAKFGKGVKKTSH from the exons atGAGGCCGCCCGGGACGCCGCGGGATGTGGCGCTGGAGGTGCCGCCCGCGCTgagcggccccgccgccaccATGGGAGCGAGCGCGGCCGCGGGGCTGCCCGAGCGCCTCCGCCTGCCCGTCTGCTTCCTCGGCGTGTTCGCCTGCTACTTCTACTATGGCATCCTGCAGGAGAGCAT CACCCGAGGCCGCTACGGGGAGGGCGCGAAGCAGGAGAAGTTCAAGTACGCGCTGACCCTCGTGTTCATCCAGTGCGTGATCAACGCCGCCTTCGCCAAGCTCC TGATCCGGTTCGTGGACGCGGCGCGGCCGGACCGCACGCGGGGCTGGCTGTACGGGGCCTGCTCCCTGTCCTACCTGGGCGCCATGGTCTCCAGCAACTCCGCGCTGCAGTTCGTGAGTTACCCCACACAG gTTCTGGGCAAGTCTTGTAAGCCCATCCCAG TGATGCTGCTGGGGGTGACCCTGCTGCGGAAGAGGTACCCCCCAGCCAAGTACCTGTGCGTGCTGCTCATCGTGGCGGGGGTGGCCCTGTTCCTCTACAAGCCCAAGAAGGGGACGGGGGACACCGAGCACGTCTTTGGctacggggagctgctgctg CTGCTGTCGCTGACCTTGGACGGGCTCACGGGGGTGTCCCAGGACCACATGAGGGCTCACTACCAGACAGGCTCCAACCACATGATGCTCAACGTCAACCTCTGGTCCACGCTGTTCCTGGGGGCAG GGATCCTGTTCACAGGGGAGCTCTGGGAGTTCCTGAGTTTCACGGAGCGTTATCCCAGCATCATCTCCAACATCCTCCTCTTTGGGCTGACCAGCGCCCTGGGCCAG AGCTTCATCTTCATGACCGTGGTGTACTTCGGGCCCCTGACCTGCTCCATCATCACCACCACTCGCAAGTTCTTCACCATCCTGGCCTCCGTGGTGCTCTTTGCCAACCCCATCAGCCCCATGCAGTGGGTGGGCACCATCCTGGTGTTCCTGG GCCTTGGACTCGATGCCAAATTCGGGAAGGGGGTGAAGAAGACGTCGCATTGA
- the LOC125334835 gene encoding uncharacterized protein LOC125334835, translating into MGTGTWGHYQRRQRREPGARGIRGAAGEPPRNLFGSRSAVFQRCLQVCGRSLAPGPGWWERSWERLWGRCHPLGLSPKTPTQPRAQQGPGQDQGRLSTFPVIVKSRGESGKSGNVPGSSTTEVSGRVKSDSVIPNPGIWGRGPAVAPPERVPPLGGVWGLRHPRRERHCPGSRGIIPRNPGLAPLPVPAPVCRFAAVAPSGGSSSRDFPHWKQENRSSLSHSSRRLRESPLGKVPDPV; encoded by the exons atggggacagggacatggggacactaCCAGCGCAGGCAGCGGCGGGAGCCGGGAGCCCGCGGGatccggggagcggcgggggagCCGCCCCGGAATTTGTTTGGATCCCGCTCCGCGGTTTTCCAGAGGTGCCTCCAGGTCTGCGGGAGGAGCCTCGCGCCGGGCCCGGGGTGgtgggaacggagctgggagcGGCTGTGGGGTCGCTGCCACCCCTTGGGGCtctccccaaaaaccccaacgCAACCCCGCGCCCAGCAGGGGCCTGGTCAGGACCAGGGGAGGCTCTCAACTTTCCCAGTAATTGTGAAATCCCGCGGGGAAAGTGGGAAGAGCGGGAATGTCCCGGGCTCCAGCACCACGGAAGTGTCAGGCCGTGTAAAGTCGGACTCggtgatcccaaatcccgggatcTGGGGCCGGGGGCCAGCGGTGGCACCTCCGGAGCGCGTTCCGCCCCtcgggggggtttgggggctcCGCCACCCACGGCGCGAGCGGCATTGCCCAGGATCCCGCGGCATCATTCCAAGGAATCCGGGGCTGGCTCCGCTCCCTGTGCCCGCTCCCGTCTGCAG GTTCGCTGCGGTGGCACCATcaggaggcagctccagccGGGATTTTCCTCACTGGAAGCAGGAAAATCgctccagcctttcccacagcagcaggaggctccGGGAATCCCCTCTTGGAAAAGTTCCTGACCCAGTTTGA